Proteins encoded by one window of Perca fluviatilis chromosome 13, GENO_Pfluv_1.0, whole genome shotgun sequence:
- the brd2a gene encoding bromodomain-containing protein 2a isoform X2: protein MCWLKSIEVEDEKIYSRKASHYFGIYQSTFVFILNSSSHVGLDVGIMGVTTMDQGSGTAGKRIRKPSLLYEGFESPGMPPLSHMTPSGPPQPPVRDPSRQGRMTNQLQFLQKVLLKSLWRHHFAWPFHEPVDAAKLNLPDYHKIIKIPMDMGTIKKRLENNYYRCASECMQDFNTMFTNCYIYNKPTDDIVLMAQSLEKAFLQKVAQMPQEELELAAPPPRIKPTKPGKKGRGNAISGGVTTAHQVPAVSQSAYSPPTPETPDSILSTPPQTHHTKSLPLILTTEQSIPTIAGLPPTQPTTKKKGVKRKADTTTPTTVAMPIMSTMAVSGISMGLGGGHDSPLTLTSLGVDHNSSLGMNQGHNLSQGMSLGMGMGMGMGMGCGTMMMGTKAGGGRRGVSGRAIKPPKKDLPDSMVPPPVRRSKLNPQLRYCNGVLKDLLSKKHAGYAWPFYKPVDASLLGLHDYHDIIKQPMDLSTIKRKMDGREYRDAQQFSADVRLMFSNCYKYNPPDHDVVGMARKLQDVFEFCFAKMPDEAPRPPSSSSSSSSSSSSSESELSSESEESESSPSSDSEEERANRLAELQEQLKAVHEQLTALSQGPIVKPKKKKEKKDKKKKKKVEKEKHRKIEEEVTPVRPPKTPKITKTPKPKSNRGTPAPVVPVKKAPSKKNNKSKTKKGGMTFSMPPPVPEPIVSHYDSDEEEETAPMSYDEKRQLSLDINKLPGEKLGRVVYIIQSREPSLRDTNPEEIEIDFETLKPSTLRELERYVMTCLRKKPRKPYASKNNIAGKSREEITLEKQMELERRLMDVSGQLNSGKKPAKTKQKPATEQHNQPSRLSASSSSSDSSSSSSSSSSSDTSESDSG from the exons ATGTGTTGGTTAAAAAGTATCGAGGTGGAAGACGAGAAGATTTATTCAAGAAAGGCTTCGCATTATTTTGGGATTTACCAGTCgacatttgtatttattttgaattCAAG CTCCCATGTCGGGCTTGACGTTGGCATAATGGGAGTCACAACCATGGACCAGGGTTCCGGCACAGCCGGAAAACGCATCAGAAAACCTTCACTGCTCTATGAGGGCTTTGAGAGTCCTGGGATGCCCCCCCTCAGTCATATGACCCCTTCGGGGCCCCCACAGCCACCAGTGAGGGACCCCAGCCGACAGGGGAGGATGACCAACCAACTTCAGTTCCTACAGAAAGTCTTGCTCAAGTCTTTGTGGAGGCACCACTTTGCCTGGCCCTTTCATGAACCTGTGGATGCGGCCAAGCTCAACCTACCT gaCTATCATAAGATCATCAAAATTCCCATGGATATGGGCACCATTAAGAAGAGACTAGAAAATAACTACTACCGCTGTGCCAGTGAGTGCATGCAGGACTTCAACACCATGTTTACCAATTGCTACATTTATAACAAG CCTACAGATGACATAGTCCTGATGGCTCAGTCTCTGGAGAAGGCTTTCTTGCAGAAAGTGGCTCAGATGCCCCAGGAGGAACTAGAGCTGGCTGCTCCCCCTCCACGGATCAAACCAACCAAACCTGGCAAAAAAGGCAGAGGAAATGCAA TCTCTGGAGGAGTGACTACAGCTCATCAGGTCCCAGCTGTTTCCCAGTCGGCGTACTCCCCTCCCACCCCGGAAACGCCTGACTCAATCCTCTCCACCCCCCCACAGACACATCACACCAAGAGTCTGCCCCTTATTCTTACAACTGAACAAAGCATCCCTACAATTGCTGGTCTGCCTCCAACACAGCCCACCACTAAG AAAAAGGGTGTGAAGAGGAAAGCAGACACGACCACCCCAACCACTGTAGCCATGCCCATCATGAGCACCATGGCCGTCAGCGGCATCAGCATGGGGCTAGGCGGTGGGCACGACTCCCCGCTAACCCTCACTTCTTTGGGGGTGGACCACAACTCCAGCCTGGGGATGAACCAAGGCCACAACCTCAGCCAGGGCATGAGCTTGGGTATGGGTATGGGCATGGGCATGGGTATGGGCTGTGGAACAATGATGATGGGTACCAAAGCGGGGGGTGGCAGGAGAGGAGTGAGCGGACGAGCCATCAAGCCTCCCAAGAAGGATTTACCAGATTCCATGGTGCCCCCGCCGGTGCGTCGCAGCAAGCTGAACCCCCAGCTGCGCTACTGCAACGGGGTCCTGAAGGACCTGCTGTCAAAGAAGCACGCAGGGTACGCCTGGCCGTTCTACAAGCCTGTCGACGCCTCGTTGCTCGGGCTTCACGACTACCACGACATCATAAAGCAGCCCATGGACCTCAGCACCATCAAG CGGAAGATGGACGGCAGAGAATATCGTGACGCCCAGCAGTTCTCTGCTGATGTCAGGCTGATGTTCTCAAACTGCTACAAGTACAACCCCCCTGATCATGATGTGGTTGGCATggccagaaaactgcag GATGTCTTTGAGTTCTGCTTTGCTAAGATGCCAGACGAGGCTCCAAGACCCCCTAGCTCCtcgtcttcttcctcctcctcttcatcgtCATCGGAGAGTGAGCTCAGCAGTGAAAGTGAGGAAAGCGAGAGCAGCCCCAGCTCTGActctgaggaggagagggcaAACCGACTGGCAGAGCTGCAGGAACAG CTAAAAGCGGTACATGAGCAGCTCACAGCACTCTCACAGGGCCCCATCGTCAAAcctaagaaaaagaaagagaagaaggacaagaaaaaaaagaaaaaggtagaaaaagAGAAGCATCGGAAGATAGAGGAAGAAGTGACACCTGTTAGACCGCCCAAGACCCCCAAGATCACAAAGACTCCAAAACCCAAGAGCAACCGAGGAACGCCCGCTCCTGTAGTGCCGGTCAAGAAGGCACCGagcaagaaaaacaacaagagCAA AACCAAAAAGGGCGGCATGACGTTTAGCATGCCTCCGCCGGTCCCCGAGCCCATAGTGAGTCATTACGACtccgacgaggaggaggagacggcACCAATGTCATACGATGAGAAGCGTCAACTCAGCCTGGACATCAACAAGCTGCCCGGCGAGAAGCTGGGCCGCGTTGTTTATATCATCCAATCACGCGAGCCCTCGCTCCGAGACACCAACCCGGAGGAAATCGAGATCGACTTTGAGACCCTGAAGCCATCAACGCTGCGGGAGCTGGAGAGATACGTCATGACGTGTCTGAGGAAGAAACCTCGAAAGCCATATG CAAGTAAAAACAACATTGCTGGCAAATCTCGGGAGGAGATCACTCTGGAGAAACAGATGGAGCTGGAGAGACGGCTGATGGACGTCAGCGGTCAGCTCAACTCTGGAAAGAAGCCCGCTAAGACCAAAC AGAAACCGGCAACAGAGCAGCACAACCAGCCGTCACGTCTCAGCGCCAGTAGCTCCTCCTCAgactcctcctcatcctcctcttcctcctcatcgtCAGACACAAGCGAATCAGACTCTGGCTGA
- the brd2a gene encoding bromodomain-containing protein 2a isoform X1 — protein sequence MCWLKSIEVEDEKIYSRKASHYFGIYQSTFVFILNSSSHVGLDVGIMGVTTMDQGSGTAGKRIRKPSLLYEGFESPGMPPLSHMTPSGPPQPPVRDPSRQGRMTNQLQFLQKVLLKSLWRHHFAWPFHEPVDAAKLNLPDYHKIIKIPMDMGTIKKRLENNYYRCASECMQDFNTMFTNCYIYNKPTDDIVLMAQSLEKAFLQKVAQMPQEELELAAPPPRIKPTKPGKKGRGNAISGGVTTAHQVPAVSQSAYSPPTPETPDSILSTPPQTHHTKSLPLILTTEQSIPTIAGLPPTQPTTKKKGVKRKADTTTPTTVAMPIMSTMAVSGISMGLGGGHDSPLTLTSLGVDHNSSLGMNQGHNLSQGMSLGMGMGMGMGMGCGTMMMGTKAGGGRRGVSGRAIKPPKKDLPDSMVPPPVRRSKLNPQLRYCNGVLKDLLSKKHAGYAWPFYKPVDASLLGLHDYHDIIKQPMDLSTIKRKMDGREYRDAQQFSADVRLMFSNCYKYNPPDHDVVGMARKLQDVFEFCFAKMPDEAPRPPSSSSSSSSSSSSSESELSSESEESESSPSSDSEEERANRLAELQEQLKAVHEQLTALSQGPIVKPKKKKEKKDKKKKKKVEKEKHRKIEEEVTPVRPPKTPKITKTPKPKSNRGTPAPVVPVKKAPSKKNNKSKTKKGGMTFSMPPPVPEPIVSHYDSDEEEETAPMSYDEKRQLSLDINKLPGEKLGRVVYIIQSREPSLRDTNPEEIEIDFETLKPSTLRELERYVMTCLRKKPRKPYASKNNIAGKSREEITLEKQMELERRLMDVSGQLNSGKKPAKTKPEKPATEQHNQPSRLSASSSSSDSSSSSSSSSSSDTSESDSG from the exons ATGTGTTGGTTAAAAAGTATCGAGGTGGAAGACGAGAAGATTTATTCAAGAAAGGCTTCGCATTATTTTGGGATTTACCAGTCgacatttgtatttattttgaattCAAG CTCCCATGTCGGGCTTGACGTTGGCATAATGGGAGTCACAACCATGGACCAGGGTTCCGGCACAGCCGGAAAACGCATCAGAAAACCTTCACTGCTCTATGAGGGCTTTGAGAGTCCTGGGATGCCCCCCCTCAGTCATATGACCCCTTCGGGGCCCCCACAGCCACCAGTGAGGGACCCCAGCCGACAGGGGAGGATGACCAACCAACTTCAGTTCCTACAGAAAGTCTTGCTCAAGTCTTTGTGGAGGCACCACTTTGCCTGGCCCTTTCATGAACCTGTGGATGCGGCCAAGCTCAACCTACCT gaCTATCATAAGATCATCAAAATTCCCATGGATATGGGCACCATTAAGAAGAGACTAGAAAATAACTACTACCGCTGTGCCAGTGAGTGCATGCAGGACTTCAACACCATGTTTACCAATTGCTACATTTATAACAAG CCTACAGATGACATAGTCCTGATGGCTCAGTCTCTGGAGAAGGCTTTCTTGCAGAAAGTGGCTCAGATGCCCCAGGAGGAACTAGAGCTGGCTGCTCCCCCTCCACGGATCAAACCAACCAAACCTGGCAAAAAAGGCAGAGGAAATGCAA TCTCTGGAGGAGTGACTACAGCTCATCAGGTCCCAGCTGTTTCCCAGTCGGCGTACTCCCCTCCCACCCCGGAAACGCCTGACTCAATCCTCTCCACCCCCCCACAGACACATCACACCAAGAGTCTGCCCCTTATTCTTACAACTGAACAAAGCATCCCTACAATTGCTGGTCTGCCTCCAACACAGCCCACCACTAAG AAAAAGGGTGTGAAGAGGAAAGCAGACACGACCACCCCAACCACTGTAGCCATGCCCATCATGAGCACCATGGCCGTCAGCGGCATCAGCATGGGGCTAGGCGGTGGGCACGACTCCCCGCTAACCCTCACTTCTTTGGGGGTGGACCACAACTCCAGCCTGGGGATGAACCAAGGCCACAACCTCAGCCAGGGCATGAGCTTGGGTATGGGTATGGGCATGGGCATGGGTATGGGCTGTGGAACAATGATGATGGGTACCAAAGCGGGGGGTGGCAGGAGAGGAGTGAGCGGACGAGCCATCAAGCCTCCCAAGAAGGATTTACCAGATTCCATGGTGCCCCCGCCGGTGCGTCGCAGCAAGCTGAACCCCCAGCTGCGCTACTGCAACGGGGTCCTGAAGGACCTGCTGTCAAAGAAGCACGCAGGGTACGCCTGGCCGTTCTACAAGCCTGTCGACGCCTCGTTGCTCGGGCTTCACGACTACCACGACATCATAAAGCAGCCCATGGACCTCAGCACCATCAAG CGGAAGATGGACGGCAGAGAATATCGTGACGCCCAGCAGTTCTCTGCTGATGTCAGGCTGATGTTCTCAAACTGCTACAAGTACAACCCCCCTGATCATGATGTGGTTGGCATggccagaaaactgcag GATGTCTTTGAGTTCTGCTTTGCTAAGATGCCAGACGAGGCTCCAAGACCCCCTAGCTCCtcgtcttcttcctcctcctcttcatcgtCATCGGAGAGTGAGCTCAGCAGTGAAAGTGAGGAAAGCGAGAGCAGCCCCAGCTCTGActctgaggaggagagggcaAACCGACTGGCAGAGCTGCAGGAACAG CTAAAAGCGGTACATGAGCAGCTCACAGCACTCTCACAGGGCCCCATCGTCAAAcctaagaaaaagaaagagaagaaggacaagaaaaaaaagaaaaaggtagaaaaagAGAAGCATCGGAAGATAGAGGAAGAAGTGACACCTGTTAGACCGCCCAAGACCCCCAAGATCACAAAGACTCCAAAACCCAAGAGCAACCGAGGAACGCCCGCTCCTGTAGTGCCGGTCAAGAAGGCACCGagcaagaaaaacaacaagagCAA AACCAAAAAGGGCGGCATGACGTTTAGCATGCCTCCGCCGGTCCCCGAGCCCATAGTGAGTCATTACGACtccgacgaggaggaggagacggcACCAATGTCATACGATGAGAAGCGTCAACTCAGCCTGGACATCAACAAGCTGCCCGGCGAGAAGCTGGGCCGCGTTGTTTATATCATCCAATCACGCGAGCCCTCGCTCCGAGACACCAACCCGGAGGAAATCGAGATCGACTTTGAGACCCTGAAGCCATCAACGCTGCGGGAGCTGGAGAGATACGTCATGACGTGTCTGAGGAAGAAACCTCGAAAGCCATATG CAAGTAAAAACAACATTGCTGGCAAATCTCGGGAGGAGATCACTCTGGAGAAACAGATGGAGCTGGAGAGACGGCTGATGGACGTCAGCGGTCAGCTCAACTCTGGAAAGAAGCCCGCTAAGACCAAAC CAGAGAAACCGGCAACAGAGCAGCACAACCAGCCGTCACGTCTCAGCGCCAGTAGCTCCTCCTCAgactcctcctcatcctcctcttcctcctcatcgtCAGACACAAGCGAATCAGACTCTGGCTGA
- the brd2a gene encoding bromodomain-containing protein 2a isoform X5, producing MDMAVNPLLDSSHVGLDVGIMGVTTMDQGSGTAGKRIRKPSLLYEGFESPGMPPLSHMTPSGPPQPPVRDPSRQGRMTNQLQFLQKVLLKSLWRHHFAWPFHEPVDAAKLNLPDYHKIIKIPMDMGTIKKRLENNYYRCASECMQDFNTMFTNCYIYNKPTDDIVLMAQSLEKAFLQKVAQMPQEELELAAPPPRIKPTKPGKKGRGNAISGGVTTAHQVPAVSQSAYSPPTPETPDSILSTPPQTHHTKSLPLILTTEQSIPTIAGLPPTQPTTKKKGVKRKADTTTPTTVAMPIMSTMAVSGISMGLGGGHDSPLTLTSLGVDHNSSLGMNQGHNLSQGMSLGMGMGMGMGMGCGTMMMGTKAGGGRRGVSGRAIKPPKKDLPDSMVPPPVRRSKLNPQLRYCNGVLKDLLSKKHAGYAWPFYKPVDASLLGLHDYHDIIKQPMDLSTIKRKMDGREYRDAQQFSADVRLMFSNCYKYNPPDHDVVGMARKLQDVFEFCFAKMPDEAPRPPSSSSSSSSSSSSSESELSSESEESESSPSSDSEEERANRLAELQEQLKAVHEQLTALSQGPIVKPKKKKEKKDKKKKKKVEKEKHRKIEEEVTPVRPPKTPKITKTPKPKSNRGTPAPVVPVKKAPSKKNNKSKTKKGGMTFSMPPPVPEPIVSHYDSDEEEETAPMSYDEKRQLSLDINKLPGEKLGRVVYIIQSREPSLRDTNPEEIEIDFETLKPSTLRELERYVMTCLRKKPRKPYASKNNIAGKSREEITLEKQMELERRLMDVSGQLNSGKKPAKTKQKPATEQHNQPSRLSASSSSSDSSSSSSSSSSSDTSESDSG from the exons ATGGATATGGCAGTTAACCCGCTCCTTGACAG CTCCCATGTCGGGCTTGACGTTGGCATAATGGGAGTCACAACCATGGACCAGGGTTCCGGCACAGCCGGAAAACGCATCAGAAAACCTTCACTGCTCTATGAGGGCTTTGAGAGTCCTGGGATGCCCCCCCTCAGTCATATGACCCCTTCGGGGCCCCCACAGCCACCAGTGAGGGACCCCAGCCGACAGGGGAGGATGACCAACCAACTTCAGTTCCTACAGAAAGTCTTGCTCAAGTCTTTGTGGAGGCACCACTTTGCCTGGCCCTTTCATGAACCTGTGGATGCGGCCAAGCTCAACCTACCT gaCTATCATAAGATCATCAAAATTCCCATGGATATGGGCACCATTAAGAAGAGACTAGAAAATAACTACTACCGCTGTGCCAGTGAGTGCATGCAGGACTTCAACACCATGTTTACCAATTGCTACATTTATAACAAG CCTACAGATGACATAGTCCTGATGGCTCAGTCTCTGGAGAAGGCTTTCTTGCAGAAAGTGGCTCAGATGCCCCAGGAGGAACTAGAGCTGGCTGCTCCCCCTCCACGGATCAAACCAACCAAACCTGGCAAAAAAGGCAGAGGAAATGCAA TCTCTGGAGGAGTGACTACAGCTCATCAGGTCCCAGCTGTTTCCCAGTCGGCGTACTCCCCTCCCACCCCGGAAACGCCTGACTCAATCCTCTCCACCCCCCCACAGACACATCACACCAAGAGTCTGCCCCTTATTCTTACAACTGAACAAAGCATCCCTACAATTGCTGGTCTGCCTCCAACACAGCCCACCACTAAG AAAAAGGGTGTGAAGAGGAAAGCAGACACGACCACCCCAACCACTGTAGCCATGCCCATCATGAGCACCATGGCCGTCAGCGGCATCAGCATGGGGCTAGGCGGTGGGCACGACTCCCCGCTAACCCTCACTTCTTTGGGGGTGGACCACAACTCCAGCCTGGGGATGAACCAAGGCCACAACCTCAGCCAGGGCATGAGCTTGGGTATGGGTATGGGCATGGGCATGGGTATGGGCTGTGGAACAATGATGATGGGTACCAAAGCGGGGGGTGGCAGGAGAGGAGTGAGCGGACGAGCCATCAAGCCTCCCAAGAAGGATTTACCAGATTCCATGGTGCCCCCGCCGGTGCGTCGCAGCAAGCTGAACCCCCAGCTGCGCTACTGCAACGGGGTCCTGAAGGACCTGCTGTCAAAGAAGCACGCAGGGTACGCCTGGCCGTTCTACAAGCCTGTCGACGCCTCGTTGCTCGGGCTTCACGACTACCACGACATCATAAAGCAGCCCATGGACCTCAGCACCATCAAG CGGAAGATGGACGGCAGAGAATATCGTGACGCCCAGCAGTTCTCTGCTGATGTCAGGCTGATGTTCTCAAACTGCTACAAGTACAACCCCCCTGATCATGATGTGGTTGGCATggccagaaaactgcag GATGTCTTTGAGTTCTGCTTTGCTAAGATGCCAGACGAGGCTCCAAGACCCCCTAGCTCCtcgtcttcttcctcctcctcttcatcgtCATCGGAGAGTGAGCTCAGCAGTGAAAGTGAGGAAAGCGAGAGCAGCCCCAGCTCTGActctgaggaggagagggcaAACCGACTGGCAGAGCTGCAGGAACAG CTAAAAGCGGTACATGAGCAGCTCACAGCACTCTCACAGGGCCCCATCGTCAAAcctaagaaaaagaaagagaagaaggacaagaaaaaaaagaaaaaggtagaaaaagAGAAGCATCGGAAGATAGAGGAAGAAGTGACACCTGTTAGACCGCCCAAGACCCCCAAGATCACAAAGACTCCAAAACCCAAGAGCAACCGAGGAACGCCCGCTCCTGTAGTGCCGGTCAAGAAGGCACCGagcaagaaaaacaacaagagCAA AACCAAAAAGGGCGGCATGACGTTTAGCATGCCTCCGCCGGTCCCCGAGCCCATAGTGAGTCATTACGACtccgacgaggaggaggagacggcACCAATGTCATACGATGAGAAGCGTCAACTCAGCCTGGACATCAACAAGCTGCCCGGCGAGAAGCTGGGCCGCGTTGTTTATATCATCCAATCACGCGAGCCCTCGCTCCGAGACACCAACCCGGAGGAAATCGAGATCGACTTTGAGACCCTGAAGCCATCAACGCTGCGGGAGCTGGAGAGATACGTCATGACGTGTCTGAGGAAGAAACCTCGAAAGCCATATG CAAGTAAAAACAACATTGCTGGCAAATCTCGGGAGGAGATCACTCTGGAGAAACAGATGGAGCTGGAGAGACGGCTGATGGACGTCAGCGGTCAGCTCAACTCTGGAAAGAAGCCCGCTAAGACCAAAC AGAAACCGGCAACAGAGCAGCACAACCAGCCGTCACGTCTCAGCGCCAGTAGCTCCTCCTCAgactcctcctcatcctcctcttcctcctcatcgtCAGACACAAGCGAATCAGACTCTGGCTGA
- the brd2a gene encoding bromodomain-containing protein 2a isoform X3 has translation MDMAVNPLLDSSHVGLDVGIMGVTTMDQGSGTAGKRIRKPSLLYEGFESPGMPPLSHMTPSGPPQPPVRDPSRQGRMTNQLQFLQKVLLKSLWRHHFAWPFHEPVDAAKLNLPDYHKIIKIPMDMGTIKKRLENNYYRCASECMQDFNTMFTNCYIYNKPTDDIVLMAQSLEKAFLQKVAQMPQEELELAAPPPRIKPTKPGKKGRGNAISGGVTTAHQVPAVSQSAYSPPTPETPDSILSTPPQTHHTKSLPLILTTEQSIPTIAGLPPTQPTTKKKGVKRKADTTTPTTVAMPIMSTMAVSGISMGLGGGHDSPLTLTSLGVDHNSSLGMNQGHNLSQGMSLGMGMGMGMGMGCGTMMMGTKAGGGRRGVSGRAIKPPKKDLPDSMVPPPVRRSKLNPQLRYCNGVLKDLLSKKHAGYAWPFYKPVDASLLGLHDYHDIIKQPMDLSTIKRKMDGREYRDAQQFSADVRLMFSNCYKYNPPDHDVVGMARKLQDVFEFCFAKMPDEAPRPPSSSSSSSSSSSSSESELSSESEESESSPSSDSEEERANRLAELQEQLKAVHEQLTALSQGPIVKPKKKKEKKDKKKKKKVEKEKHRKIEEEVTPVRPPKTPKITKTPKPKSNRGTPAPVVPVKKAPSKKNNKSKTKKGGMTFSMPPPVPEPIVSHYDSDEEEETAPMSYDEKRQLSLDINKLPGEKLGRVVYIIQSREPSLRDTNPEEIEIDFETLKPSTLRELERYVMTCLRKKPRKPYASKNNIAGKSREEITLEKQMELERRLMDVSGQLNSGKKPAKTKPEKPATEQHNQPSRLSASSSSSDSSSSSSSSSSSDTSESDSG, from the exons ATGGATATGGCAGTTAACCCGCTCCTTGACAG CTCCCATGTCGGGCTTGACGTTGGCATAATGGGAGTCACAACCATGGACCAGGGTTCCGGCACAGCCGGAAAACGCATCAGAAAACCTTCACTGCTCTATGAGGGCTTTGAGAGTCCTGGGATGCCCCCCCTCAGTCATATGACCCCTTCGGGGCCCCCACAGCCACCAGTGAGGGACCCCAGCCGACAGGGGAGGATGACCAACCAACTTCAGTTCCTACAGAAAGTCTTGCTCAAGTCTTTGTGGAGGCACCACTTTGCCTGGCCCTTTCATGAACCTGTGGATGCGGCCAAGCTCAACCTACCT gaCTATCATAAGATCATCAAAATTCCCATGGATATGGGCACCATTAAGAAGAGACTAGAAAATAACTACTACCGCTGTGCCAGTGAGTGCATGCAGGACTTCAACACCATGTTTACCAATTGCTACATTTATAACAAG CCTACAGATGACATAGTCCTGATGGCTCAGTCTCTGGAGAAGGCTTTCTTGCAGAAAGTGGCTCAGATGCCCCAGGAGGAACTAGAGCTGGCTGCTCCCCCTCCACGGATCAAACCAACCAAACCTGGCAAAAAAGGCAGAGGAAATGCAA TCTCTGGAGGAGTGACTACAGCTCATCAGGTCCCAGCTGTTTCCCAGTCGGCGTACTCCCCTCCCACCCCGGAAACGCCTGACTCAATCCTCTCCACCCCCCCACAGACACATCACACCAAGAGTCTGCCCCTTATTCTTACAACTGAACAAAGCATCCCTACAATTGCTGGTCTGCCTCCAACACAGCCCACCACTAAG AAAAAGGGTGTGAAGAGGAAAGCAGACACGACCACCCCAACCACTGTAGCCATGCCCATCATGAGCACCATGGCCGTCAGCGGCATCAGCATGGGGCTAGGCGGTGGGCACGACTCCCCGCTAACCCTCACTTCTTTGGGGGTGGACCACAACTCCAGCCTGGGGATGAACCAAGGCCACAACCTCAGCCAGGGCATGAGCTTGGGTATGGGTATGGGCATGGGCATGGGTATGGGCTGTGGAACAATGATGATGGGTACCAAAGCGGGGGGTGGCAGGAGAGGAGTGAGCGGACGAGCCATCAAGCCTCCCAAGAAGGATTTACCAGATTCCATGGTGCCCCCGCCGGTGCGTCGCAGCAAGCTGAACCCCCAGCTGCGCTACTGCAACGGGGTCCTGAAGGACCTGCTGTCAAAGAAGCACGCAGGGTACGCCTGGCCGTTCTACAAGCCTGTCGACGCCTCGTTGCTCGGGCTTCACGACTACCACGACATCATAAAGCAGCCCATGGACCTCAGCACCATCAAG CGGAAGATGGACGGCAGAGAATATCGTGACGCCCAGCAGTTCTCTGCTGATGTCAGGCTGATGTTCTCAAACTGCTACAAGTACAACCCCCCTGATCATGATGTGGTTGGCATggccagaaaactgcag GATGTCTTTGAGTTCTGCTTTGCTAAGATGCCAGACGAGGCTCCAAGACCCCCTAGCTCCtcgtcttcttcctcctcctcttcatcgtCATCGGAGAGTGAGCTCAGCAGTGAAAGTGAGGAAAGCGAGAGCAGCCCCAGCTCTGActctgaggaggagagggcaAACCGACTGGCAGAGCTGCAGGAACAG CTAAAAGCGGTACATGAGCAGCTCACAGCACTCTCACAGGGCCCCATCGTCAAAcctaagaaaaagaaagagaagaaggacaagaaaaaaaagaaaaaggtagaaaaagAGAAGCATCGGAAGATAGAGGAAGAAGTGACACCTGTTAGACCGCCCAAGACCCCCAAGATCACAAAGACTCCAAAACCCAAGAGCAACCGAGGAACGCCCGCTCCTGTAGTGCCGGTCAAGAAGGCACCGagcaagaaaaacaacaagagCAA AACCAAAAAGGGCGGCATGACGTTTAGCATGCCTCCGCCGGTCCCCGAGCCCATAGTGAGTCATTACGACtccgacgaggaggaggagacggcACCAATGTCATACGATGAGAAGCGTCAACTCAGCCTGGACATCAACAAGCTGCCCGGCGAGAAGCTGGGCCGCGTTGTTTATATCATCCAATCACGCGAGCCCTCGCTCCGAGACACCAACCCGGAGGAAATCGAGATCGACTTTGAGACCCTGAAGCCATCAACGCTGCGGGAGCTGGAGAGATACGTCATGACGTGTCTGAGGAAGAAACCTCGAAAGCCATATG CAAGTAAAAACAACATTGCTGGCAAATCTCGGGAGGAGATCACTCTGGAGAAACAGATGGAGCTGGAGAGACGGCTGATGGACGTCAGCGGTCAGCTCAACTCTGGAAAGAAGCCCGCTAAGACCAAAC CAGAGAAACCGGCAACAGAGCAGCACAACCAGCCGTCACGTCTCAGCGCCAGTAGCTCCTCCTCAgactcctcctcatcctcctcttcctcctcatcgtCAGACACAAGCGAATCAGACTCTGGCTGA